From Haloarcula hispanica ATCC 33960, the proteins below share one genomic window:
- the trpD gene encoding anthranilate phosphoribosyltransferase, translated as MKEYIERVTDGDDLTQDEARAVATTVFEDATEAQIGALLTALRAKGETEAEIAGFAEGMRDAARTIRPDREGLVDTCGTGGDDYNTINVSTTSAIVAAGAGVPIAKHGNYSVSSSSGSADVLEEVGVDIEAEPPAVEETIERDGIGFMLAPVFHPAMKAVIGPRQELGMRTVFNILGPLTNPADADAQVLGVYDPDLVPVMAEALARLDVERALVVHGDGLDEIAIHGETAVAEVTGDRIEEYTITPEDIGLEMHDIETISGGSPEENAADLRGIVTGDVTGAKRDIILANAGAAIYVAGVADTHEAGVEQARQAIESGAAADKLDDLIGA; from the coding sequence ATGAAAGAGTATATTGAACGCGTCACTGACGGTGACGACCTGACACAGGACGAGGCCCGAGCCGTTGCGACGACTGTCTTCGAGGATGCGACAGAGGCACAGATCGGTGCGCTCCTGACGGCACTGCGGGCGAAGGGGGAGACGGAGGCCGAGATCGCCGGCTTCGCCGAGGGGATGCGTGACGCCGCACGGACCATTCGACCGGACCGCGAGGGGCTTGTCGACACCTGCGGGACCGGCGGCGACGACTACAACACGATCAACGTCTCGACAACGAGCGCCATCGTCGCTGCCGGGGCTGGCGTCCCCATCGCCAAACACGGCAACTACTCTGTTTCTTCATCTTCGGGGAGTGCCGATGTGCTCGAAGAAGTCGGCGTCGACATCGAGGCCGAACCGCCGGCCGTCGAGGAGACTATCGAACGAGACGGCATCGGTTTCATGCTCGCTCCCGTGTTCCACCCGGCCATGAAGGCCGTCATCGGCCCGCGCCAGGAACTCGGGATGCGGACAGTCTTCAATATTCTCGGCCCGCTGACGAACCCCGCTGACGCGGACGCGCAGGTGCTTGGTGTCTACGACCCGGACCTCGTGCCCGTGATGGCAGAGGCGCTGGCCCGACTGGACGTCGAACGAGCGCTGGTTGTCCACGGTGACGGCCTCGACGAGATCGCCATCCACGGCGAGACGGCTGTCGCGGAGGTCACCGGCGACCGGATCGAGGAGTACACCATCACTCCGGAGGATATAGGGCTTGAAATGCACGACATCGAGACCATCTCCGGGGGATCACCCGAGGAGAACGCCGCCGACCTCCGTGGCATCGTCACTGGCGACGTGACCGGTGCAAAGCGGGATATCATTCTCGCGAACGCCGGCGCGGCCATCTACGTCGCCGGCGTCGCCGACACGCACGAAGCGGGGGTCGAACAGGCCCGACAGGCCATTGAATCGGGCGCGGCGGCCGACAAACTCGACGACCTGATTGGGGCATGA